DNA from Flavobacteriales bacterium:
CCGCCCACGCGAAGTCGTGCACGTCCTTGGCGACGAAGCGCCAAGTGAGGCGCGTGCCCTCCGGGCGCTTCACCGGCTTGCGGCTGGGGTAGCCGTGGCCGATCCGCTCGGGGTTCTGCAGCACGCCGGTGGCCGCCACGGTGTAGGCGCTGTCGAGCGTGAGCTTCACGTCGAAATCGCCCCACACCCCGTGGAACTCCCGGCCCACGTAAGGGATGGCGTGCCAGCCGCGGTGGTCGTACTCGGCCAGCTTGGGGTACCACTGCGCCATGCTGTAGGCCACGCCCTCGGCATTGTCGCGGCCGCTGCGCCGGATCTGCACGGGCACCTGGCCGCGGAAGGCGAAGGCCAGCGCGGTGGTGCGCCCCGGCAGGAGCGGCTCCGGCAGCACGGCGCGCAGCACCGTGCCCAGATGCTCCAGCGCCACCGGCTTGCCGCCCTGCTCCATGCGCTCCACCACCAGTTCGCCCATCTCCTCGGGCTTCAGCTGGGCGATGCGGTCGCGCACCCGCGGGTCGGGGTCGGCGATGGTGCGCGAGCGCACATCCATCTCGCTGCCGGGCCGGAAGGCGTTGAAGTAGAGGTGGAAGAAGAGCTCGCGCAGGGTGTCGGGGCTGTTGTTGGTGTAGGCCAGCGCCGTGGTGCCGGTGTAGCGATGGGTGGCATCGTCGAGGGTGACGGCCATGTCGTACTTCACGCGCTGCTGCCAGCGGTCGCATTGGGCCGTGGCCGCAAAGGCCAGGGCCAGGGCCCCCAGGAGGGCGGCCGAACGGAAGGGAACGGGCATGGTGCAAAGGAACGGCGCATGCCGGAAGCCGCCGCCCCCGCGCCACGGACCGCAGGGAACGACGCAGAAGGCGTGCACCGCGCCGCCGATGGCCGGCATCCTGACGATCTGTCGCGGCCCCGGGCTTGGCAATGATGTTGCTTTGCATCCGCAAAACCTGGAAACGCGATGATGGAGGGCAATCCCATGATGGGCGCATACCTGATCGGTATGGTGATCATGGCCGTGAGCTGGCTGGTGAGCCAGCAATTGAAGAGCCGGTTCGAGAAGTACAGCCGCACCCCGCTGGCCAACGGCATGAGCGGGCGCGAGGTGGCCGAGCGCATGCTGCGCGACCATGGCATCAGCGGCGTGCGCGTGGTGAGCGTGCCGGGCGCGCTCACCGACCACTACAACCCGGCCAACCGCACGGTGAACCTGAGCGAGCCGGTGTACCATGCGCGCAACGCCGCCGCCGCCGCCGTGGCTGCCCACGAGTGCGGGCACGCCGTGCAGCACGCCACGGCCTACCGCTGGCTCACCATGCGCAGCAAGCTGGTACCGGTGGTGAGCGTGGCCTCGCAATGGATGCAATGGGTGCTGCTCGGCGGCATCCTCCTGCTCAACACCTTCCCGCAGCTGCTGCTGGCCGGCATCGTGCTCTTCGCCATGACCACGCTGTTCAGCATCATCACCCTGCCGGTGGAGTACGATGCAAGCAACCGCGCCCTGGCCTGGATCAAGCGCAACGGCATCGTCACCGCCGGCGAATACGCCCTGAGCGCCGATGCGCTGAAGTGGGCCGCCCGCACCTACGTGGTGGCCGCCATCGGCTCCATCGCCACGCTCCTGTACTACGTGATGATCTTCATGGGCCGCCGCCGCGACTGACCGCGCAGGGCCCGTGCACGCGAAGCCCCGGCGGTTGGCCGGGGCTTCGCGGCCATCAGTAGCGGCGCCGCCGCGCGGTTGTGCGGATGCCCAGCACGCCCAGCAGGCCGCGGGTGAGCTCGCGCACGATGGTGTTGCCCACCTGGCGCGCCATGGGGTTCTTCGTCATCTTCTCCAAGGTGCCTGGCTCGGGTTTGGCGGCGCGCTTCGGCTCGGGGGGCGCGGGCGCATCGGCCTCCCTGCCCTGCATCCGCTTCTCCAGAAGCTCGAAGGCGCTCTCCCGGTCAATCTCCTCGTTGTAGGTCCGCGCTAGGGCGCTGCGGGCCACCAGCCCATCGATCTCCAGCGGGCTGAGCACATCCATGCGGCTCACCGGCGCCCGCAGCAGCGTGTGGGCCAGCGGCGTGGGCGTGCCCTTCTCGCTGAGGGCGGTTACCAGCGCCTCCCCGATGCCGAGGGAGGTGATGAGCTCCTCCACATCGTAAAAGGGCGTGATGGGGTAGTTCTGCGCGGTCTTCCTGATGGTAGTGCGATCCTTGGCGGTGAAGGCGCGCAGGGCGTGCTGCACCTTGAGGCCGAGCTGGCCGAGCACGCTCTCGGGCACATCGCTGGGGTCCTGCGTGCAGAAGTAGACGCCCACGCCTTTCGAGCGGATGAGCTTGATGATGGTCTCGATCTGCTCGAGCAGGGCCTTCGTGGCGGTGCTGAAGATCAGGTGCGCCTCGTCGATGAAGAGCACCAGCTTGGGCTTATCGGGATCGCCCACCTCGGGGAAGGTGCTGTAGATCTCGGCCAGCAGGCAGAGCATGAAGGTGCTGAAGAGGCGCGGGCGGTCCTGGATGTCGGTGAGGCGCACGATGTGCACCACGCCCTTCCCGTCCCGCAGCTCCAGCAGGTCGTTCACGTCGAAGCTGCGCTCGCCGAAGAAACGGTCGGCGCCCTGCTGCTCGATCTCGATGAGCTTGCGCAGGATGATGTTCACCGTAGAGCCGCTCACCTGCCCGTACACCTTGCGGATCTCCTCCTTGCCCTCATCGGTCACGAACTGCAGCACGCGCCGCAGGTCCTTCAGATCCAATAACGGCAGGCCGTGGTCGTCGCAGTACTTGAAGACGAGGGCCAGCACGCTCTGCTGGGTATCGTTCAGTTCCAGGATGCGTCCCAGCAGCACGGGGCCGAACTCGCTCACCGTGGCGCGCAGGCGGGCGCCGGGCTCCTTGCTCAGGGAGAGCAGCTCCACCGGCAGGCCCTGCGGGGCGTACGGGATGCCGAGCTTGGCATGGCGCGCCTCGATCTTCTCATTGCCCGCACCCGGCGCGGCGATCCCGCTCAGGTCGCCCTTCACATCCATGAGCAGCGATGGCACCCCGTGCAGCGACAGCTGCTCGGCGAGCACCTGCAGGGTCTTGGTCTTGCCGCTGCCGGTGGCCCCGCAGATGAGGCCGTGGCGGTTCATGGTGCGCAGCGGCACCTTCACGGTGCAGCCGGGCGGCACCTCACCGTGGAACAGCGCTCCGCCCAGCTCGATGCTGCCCCCCTTGAAGGCATTGCCCTCGGAGATGGCACGGATGAATTCGTCGCGATCGCTCATGGCGCCAAGATCGCACCCGATCGCAATGGCGGCATCAGTCCTTGCCGAAGAGCTTGCCCAGACCGCCCAGCTTCCCGGCCGCGCCGCTGAGCAGGTCCTTGCCACCGCCGCCGAGCAGCCCGGAGAGCAGATTCTTGTTGCCGCCCACCTTCTCGGTCACCAGCTGCGTGAGCACGGGCATCACCAGATCCTTGATGGAGCCGGCCTTCGCGGCATCGAAGCCGAGCGGGCCCGTGAGCTTGCCCAGGAAGGACTCGCCCATGCTGCCCAGCAGCGCCGAGCCGTGCGCATCGTTGGCATCCTTGCTGAACAGGTTGAGCGCAGCGCTCAGGTCCAGGCCCTGGCCCATGCCCTCCTTCACGCTGTCGCCAGCGGCGTTCACGATGCCGTCCACCTTTGAGGGGTCGACGCCGAGCTTGCCGGTGAGCTCGCCTTGGAGCTTCGCCTTCAACTGGGGGATGATCTGGTCGAGCATGGTCGTTCGTGTTGATGATCCGGGATTGGGGTGGTGAAGCTACGGTATGCCGGAGGCAATCCGCCGCCGGACGAACCGGGACGCCCTTCCGCCTGTTGCCCTCCGGTGCTCATCCTCAACATCAGCTACAACGACTTGCGGGTGAAGCGCGCCCTGGAGGCCGTGTGCGGCCCGCCCTTCGGCTTCTGGGCGGGCATCCGGCGCGGCGGCACCGGCTCGGCGCGCTTCCGCCTGGAGCAGGGCCCGCCCGCGCTGCTGGAAGCCGTGGACCGCGCGGACGATCGCGGCTACTGCAGCCTGGAGGTGCGGCCCAAGGGACTGGTGATCCGCTTCCGGTCGCGGCTGGAGACCTTGGCCATCCCCATCGCGCTGGAGGACCTGCGCGAGGCGGTGCTGGGCAGCCCGGGTGGAACGCCGCGCGCGCCGCTGCTCATCGCGCTCCGCTCCGGCGAGCGCTTGCACTTCAGCCTCCATCGCGAGCAATTGGGCAGCCTGCACCGCCTGCTGCGGGGCGCGCTGCCGGCCGACCGCCTGCGCCTGAGCGCGGCCAGCGCGCTGGCGGCTACTTGAAGGAGATGCGGTCGACCGCGAAGCGGCCGCTGCCGGTGAACAGCAGCGCCACGAAGGCGAAGAGGTACACCAGCGCCAGCTCCTTCTCCCCGAACGAGGCGTCGCCCTTCACCATGAAGGCGATCACCGCCATGCCGATGATCAGCGGGATCACCGCCAGGCGCGTCCACAGGCCCAGCACCACGAGCGCCGCGCACAGCACCTCGGCCAGGATGATGAGCACCAGCGAGATGGCGCTGCCCAGCCCGAAGGGATCGGCGAAGCTGTCCATGCGCTCGCTGAAGTGCATGAGCTTGGGCCAGCCGTGCTGCCAGAGCATGGTGCCCCCGGCGGTGAGGCGCAGGAAGAGGTAGCCGAAGTCCTCCGAGATGGGTTCGCTGTTGAGCAGCATGGGGAATGGTGGAATCGGGTGCGGTGGCGGGCGGTGGTTCGAAGCGCGGACGGCGGGCCGTTGCAAGGCCGTGGGCGCAAGCGCCGTTCGCCAAGGCAAAATGAAGCCACGGGAAGCGGACCAGCCAGGCCGGCGGCGCCCACTTATCCACCTGCCCATGGGAACTTTCCCCTGGCGGATCCCGTTGCAGGGTCCGCCATGAGGACCTTGACCGCTCCCTTGCTGCTGGCCGCCTCCGCCCTCTGCGCTCAGGCTGACCAGCCCATGCTGGCCGGCATGACCGCCATGCGGCAGCAGGACCACACCGCCGCTGAGCAGGCCTTCTCCAAGGCCGTCGCCGCCGCGCCCGCCGACCTGAAGGCCTGGTACTACCGCGCCGTGAACCGCATCGGCATGGGCGACCTGGACGGGGCCCTGCAGGACCTGGACCAGGCCCTGGCCATCGACCCGCTCGACGCGCACAGCCTGCTCCGCCGCGCCGAGGTGCGCTCGCGCCAGGGCGCCGACCTCGCCGCCACCGCCGATCTGCGCCGCGTGCTGGCTGCCCGCCCCACGGGCCCGGCCGCCGAGCATGCCCTGCTGCACCTGGGCCATTTCGCCATGGGCCGCCGCGACTATGCGGAGGCGCGGGCCCTCTACGACCGCCTCATCGCCATCGCCCCCTACAACGCCTTCGGCTGGTGCGACCGGGGCATCGCCCTCGCCGCCATGCACCAGCACGACGAGGCCCTGGACGACCTGGACCGCGCCGTAGAGCTCGACCCCACGCTCGACCAGGCGCATGTGCAGCGCGCCCTCGTCCTCTTCCGCATGGACCGCAAGCAGGAGGCATGCGCCGCCCTGCACCAAGCCCATGACCTCGGCGACCGATCCGTGGAGGAGATGCTTCTCATCCACTGCGAATAACCGGCTTCCTGTGCCGACAGCCCGAACGGACCCTCGGGCGGTGACGGGGCTTCCGCGAGGAGGCCCCGCTGCTTTACGGATCACTCCTTCACCACGCGCGCATCGAAGCGCTGCCCCTCGGCGACGGCCACCACCGTGTAGAGGCCCGCGGCATGGCCGGTGAGGTCGATCGCATGCAGCCGGCCGGCTGCGCCCCGGCGCTCCATCACGGGCCGGCCCTGGGCATCGAAGATGCGGAGGTCAACCCGTGCGCTCTCCGGCACGCGCAGCAGCAGGCTGCAGGGGCCGGCGGTGGGCGACGGATAGAGGCGATGCGTGCTGCGGTTGAGCTGGTCGAAGCGCACGCGCTTCACCGAGCTGCGCCCCTCCGCCGCGAACGCGATGCGGTAGTGCAGGGTGCTCAGCTCCGGCGGGTCGGCATCGGCCCAGCTGTAGGGCACCGGAACAGCTGGGTCGCCGCAGAGCCCCTCAAGGCGGTGCACCGTCTCGAATCGCTCGCCGTCGGTGGAGCGCTCCACCGCGCTGCCGTCGCAGGTGGCGCCGCCCTGCATCACCCATTGCACCAGCACGCGCCCCTCCTGCACGGTGAGGTCGTACGACTCCAGGAAGGGGTGCTCGCCGCTCTGGGCGCCTGCCGCAAGGGCGAAGCCGAAGCAACCGGCGGTCCACGCGATGCGCATGGCCCCAAGGTAATGCCGCAGCGGGCCGAACTTCGCGCCCATGCTCGCCCACCGCCTGCTGCGCCACGTGCTGTCCTTTTCCCTGGCCGATGCGGAGCTGCCGCCGGGCGTGGGCGTGCTGGACCCCTTCAACGGGCCGCATGCCGCCGAGGTGAAGCGCATCGTCACCGCCTTCCACCGCAAGTATTACAGCGACGACCGCCCGCGCACGCTGATGCTGGGCATCAACCCCGGCAGGCTGGGCGCAGGCAGCACGGGCCTCTCCTTCACCGACACCAAGCGCTGCGAGAGCGACCTGGGCATACCGGTGCATGGCCTGCGGACGCACGAGCCCAGCAGCGACTTCTTCTACCGCATGGTGCGCGCGGCCGGCGGAGCGGAGGCCTTCTACAGCCGGGTCTACGTGCATGCCATCTGCCCGCTGGGCTTCGTGAAGGACGGCCCCAACGGCACGGCCATCAACCTGAACTACTACGACGACAAGGCGCTGGAGATGGCCGTAACGCCCTTCGTGGAGCACTGGCTGCGCACGTTGGTGGGCTGCGGCATGCGCACCGACCTCGTGCTCATCATCGGCACCGGCAAGAACGCCGCCTACTTCAGCAAGCTGAACGAACGGCTCGGGCTCTTCGAGAGGATCATCGCACTGGAGCACCCGCGGTACGTGATGCAGTACAAGGCACGCAGCATCGACATTTACATCGACAAGTATCTGGCTGCGTTGGAAGCCCTGTGAGCGCCTACCGGATGTCCTTCACCACCTTGCCGTCCTTGATGATCACGGTGAGGTTGCGCGCGGGATCGGCCAGGAGCTCCAGGTCGTGGAGCGGGTCGCCGTTCACCAGCAGCAGGTCGGCCCAGGCGCCGGGCTCGATCACGCCCAGCTTACCGGGGTAGGGATCGCGCGCGCCGGAGAGCTTCATCAGTTCGCCGTTGTCCGCCGTGGCCATCTTCAGCACCTCGAAGGGCGTGTACCAGCGCGTCATCTTCACCAGCTGCGCCCCCTGGTTCGAGGCGCCCGTGGGGCTGTGCATCACGTCCGTGCCCCAAGCGGTCTTCACCTTGTACTTCTTCGCCAGGACATAGGCGCGGTCGGTGCCCTCGGAGACCAGCAGCTGCTTCTTGCGCGCTTCGCCGGTCTTGGGGTTGGCGTGCTCATCGTCCAGGAAGGGCTGCAGGCTCCACCACACCCCTTTTTCGGCCATCAGCTTCACCACCTCCTCATCGGCCAGCTGCCCGTGCTCGATGCACTTCACCCCGTTCTCGATGGCGAAACGGATGGCACGCGGCGTGTAAGCGTGCACGGTGACGTAGGTGCCCCAGTTCTCCGCCGCCTCCACCGCCACGCGGAACTCCTCGGGGCTGTACTGCGTCACGTCCAGCGGATCGTACACCGACGACACGCCCCCGCCGGCCATCAGCTTGATCTGCGTGGCGCCCAGCGCCAGCTGCTCGCGCACGCGCTGCCGCACGGCATCCGGCCCATCGGCGATCATGGAGATGCCCTCCTTCTCGGTGAGCGCGGGCGAGGAGCAGCAGCTGCCCACGATCTCGTGCGGCAGGCGGAAGTCGCCATGCCCGCCGGTCTGCGACACCATGGCGCCGCTGGGGTAGATGCGCGGGCCCTTCAGCAGGCCCTGGTCCACGGCCATCTTCAGGCCCTGCGTTGGGCCGCCCACATCGCGCACGGTGGTGAAGCCGCGCATCAGGGTGGCCTCGGCCTCCTTGCCGCTCACGTGGTGTATGTAGGAGGAGGGCGCCGTCATCGCCGCCAGCATGGGGATGGCAGCGATGGTGAGGTGCACGTGCGCATCGATCAGGCCGGGCATCAGGGTGCGGCCGCCGCCATCCAGTACCACCGTGCCGCGCGTGGGGTTGAGGCCCGTGCCCACCTGCGCGATCCTGCCATCCACCACCAGCACGCTGCCCGCGCGCAGTTCCGGCGCGGTGCCGTTGAAGATGCGCACGTTGGTGATGAGGAGGGAATCCTGGGCCTGGGTGGCAGAAGGCAGTGCTGTGATGGCGAGCAGCAGGCGAAGGAGGCGATGCATGAGGGCGGGTGTTCGCTCGAGATGTAGGGCCCGCTCGGGAACCTGATCCGCAGGCCGCGAAGCTGCCGCAGCGCCCCGATCGCGCACGCCCCTATCTTGGGCGCATGCCCATCGAGCGCCTCTTCGACATCCCCGGCCACCAGCTGGCCAGCTACCCCAAGGCCGATGCCATCGCCACCAAGGAGGACGGCGAATGGCGCCCCTACAGCACCCAGGAGATCATCGACATCAGCGAGCGCCTCGCCCTCGGCCTCATGGCCCTCGGCGTGCAGCCCGGCCACAAGGTGGCCATCTGCAGCGGCAACCGCAGCGAATGGGCGCTGGTGGACCAGGCCATCCTCCGCATCGGCGCCGTTACCGTGCCCATCTACCCCACCAGCAGCAAGGAGGACTACGCCTACATCCTCAAGCATGCAGGGGTCAACGTGTGCTTCAGCGCCAACGCCGAGATCCACGCCAAGGCCGCGCAGCCCGGCGGACCCGCCCACTGCTTCACCTTCGACCGCGTGGCCGGCGCGCGCCATTGGCGCGAGGCGCTGGAACTGGGCCACCCCGACCAGCTGCCCGGGCTGCGGGCCTGCGAGCTGGCGGTGAAGGGCGCCGACCTGGCCACCATCATCTACACCAGCGGCACCACGGGCAAGCCCAAGGGCGTGATGCTCACCCACCGCAACATCATCAGCAACCTCGAGGCCAGCATCGAGCGCTTCCCGGTGGACCACAAGGCCCGCGCGATCAGCTTCCTGCCGCTCTCGCACATCTACGAGCGGATGCTCATGTACATGTACATGCGCACCGGCGTCAGCATCTACTTCCAGGAATCGCTGGAGGACCTCGGCGACCGCATCCGCGAGGTGCGGCCCGACGTGTTCACCGCGGTGCCGCGGCTGCTGGAGAAGATCTTCGACAGGATCATGGCCAAGGGCGAGGCGCTCACGGGCATCAAGCGCGCCCTCTTCTTCTGGGCGGTGGAGCTGGGCTTCAAATACGACGTGCATGGCCGCAGCTGGTGGTACGATGCGCAGCTGGCCGTGGCCCGCAAGCTCATCTTCAGCAAGTGGATCGAGGCGCTGGGCGGCCGCGTGCGCGTGGTGGCCAGCGGCAGCGCCGCCCTGCAGGTGCGGCTGGCCCGCGTGTTCAACGCCGCGGGCGTGCCCGTGATGGAGGGCTACGGCCTCACCGAGAGCAGCCCGGTGATCAGCGTGAACGACCTGCGCAACGACGGCCTGCGCTTCGGCACGGTGGGGCGCCCCATCCCCGGGGTGGAGGTGCGCATCGCGCCAGACGGCGAGATCCTGGCGCGCGGCCCCAACATCATGCAGGGCTACTACAACGAGCCCGAGCTCACCCGCGAGGCGCTCGACGCCGATGGCTGGCTGCACACCGGCGACATCGGCGAGCTCACCCCCGAGGGATTCCTGCGCATCACCGACCGGAAGAAGGAGATCTTCAAGACCAGCGGCGGCAAGTACGTGGCCCCGCAGGTGCTCGAGAACCGCCTGAAGCAGTCGCGCTTCATCGAGCAGGCCATGGTGATCGGCGAGAACCGCAAGTACCCCGCCGCCCTCATCGTGCCCGACTTCGCCTTCCTGAAGGACTATTGCGCGCTCAAGGGCATCCCCTTCACGGGCAAGGAGCAGGTGGTGCAGGAGCAGCGCATCGTGGACCGCATCTTCCAGGAGGTGGAGGAGGCCAATGCCGAGCTGGGCCAGTGGGAGAAGGTGAAGAAGATCGCCCTGCTGCCGGCCGAGCTCACGATCGACGGCGGCGACCTCACCCCCAGCCTCAAGCTGCGCCGCAAGCCCATCCTGGCCAAGTACGCCGCCGTGGTGGAGCGCCTCTACGCCGAGTAGCCCCCTGCGCCCCGGCGCATGTCACCGTGGCCCCGTGCCATGACCCGCTCGTGCGCGTCCCGCTTCTACATTTACGGTCCCTTAACCTCCGCGTGATGCTCCGTTCACTGCTGCCAGTGCTCCTGGCCCTCCCCCTGCTGCTCACCGCCTGCCGCAAGGAGCCCGGCGAAGGCGGCCGCGCCGAGATCCGCGGCTTCGTGTACGAGCAGCGCTACGGCGCCTCCAGCGGCAACCCCCAGGGCGACCCCTACCCGCTGGCGGAGGCGCGCGTCTACATCATCTATGGCGACGGCCAGTATGCCGATGACGACACCCGCACCGGGCCCAACGGCGAGTTCCGCTTCGCCTGGCTGCGCCAGGGCGACTACCGCATCTACGTGATCAGTGAGTGCAACGCCTACATCAACTGCACCGAGGGCATCTACCTCAACACCGAGGTCACCAGCCGCAAGGATGTGGTGAACGTGGGCCGCATCACCGTGCGCAACTACTGAGGATGCGCGGCCGCTCCCTGCTGATCACCGCCCTGCTGCTGGCGGCCCTCTCGGCCTCCGCGCAGGAGCCGCTGCGCCCGGAGCGCCGCCAGGAGCTCTGGCTCTCGGTGGCCGCCACCGGGCGCCTGCCGGGATTCCTGAAGGACCCCCTCGGCGACCGCTACAAGCGCTTCCGCCTGCGCGCCGAGCTCGGCTACCGCAGCGCCGACGTCTTCTTCGCCGGCCGCCAGACCTACCTGGACGTGAACCTGCGGTACAAGGCGGCCAGCTGGCTCAACGTGGCCTTCGAGCACCGCTTCGCCGCCCGCTCCGCGCAGACCGGCCTGCGCCACCGCAGCATCCTGCAGGCCGAGGCCAGCCACGAGATCGACCGCTTCACCGGCGAGTACCGCTTCGTGTACCAGCACACCTACATCCCCTTCGGCGGCCAGCGCGAGGTGCTGCGCAACCGCTTCCGCCTCGGCTACGACTTCCGCAAGTGGAAGCTCGACCCCGAGGTGAGCGTGGAGTTCTTCACCTGGGCCGGCTACAAGGGCTGGAGCTACTTCGGCACCCGCTGGTCCGTGGGTACCTCCTACGCCTTCTCCAAGGCGCACAGCCTCTCGGCCGCACTGGTGCACGACCGCGAGCGCGACATCGCCTGGCCCACCCACCGCTGGATCGCCTCGGTGACCTATGGGCTCAGCCTGCGCGATCTTTGAGGCGTGAAACGCCCGCTGCTCATCCGCCTGGCCGCCTTCGCCGCCATCACCGCCGCACTCATCGGCGCCGCCTACCTCATCATCCGCCCCTCCGATGCGCTGCCCGTGTTCCACCCCCGGCAGCTCGATCCGCGCCTGGTGGACCCCGCCGTGCGCAAGCACGAGGGCGAGCACCGCATCAGCGACTTCTCCCTGGTGGACCAGCAGGGGCGCACCGTCACCCTGGCCGATGCCGAGGGCCGCATCATCGTGGCCGACTTCTTCTTCACCACCTGCGCCACCATCTGCCCCAAGATGACCGCCAACCTCGAGCGCGTGCAGGAGGCCTTCCGCCAAGAGCCGCGCCTGCTCATCCTCTCCCACTCGGTGACCCCCGAGATGGACAGCGTGCCCGTGCTCGCCGACTACGCCGCACTGCACGGCGCCGACCCCGAGCGGTGGCGCTTCCTCACCGGCGACCGCGCACAGATCTACGCCCTGGCCCGCCGCAGCTACTTCGCCTGCCTCGATGAGGGCGACGGCGGCGCGCAGGACTTCGTGCACACCGAGAACTTCGTGCTGGTGGACCCCCTGCGGCGCATCCGTGGCTTCTACGACGGCACCCGGGCCGACGAGGTGGACCGCCTCATCGGCGACATCGGCCGGCTGCTGCAGGAGCAGCCGGAGCACCGCAACTGAGCCGCGGCAGCCCGCGCTCCGGGGCGGCCGCCTACTTTTCGGCCATGCGCAAGCTGCTCGACCGCTACTACGGCACCCTGCGGAAGCTCAAGGCGAGCTACGTGCTGCTCAACCTCTTCAACCTGCGGCGCCTGGCCCACACGCGGCGCATGTACCGCAAGTACGGCGTGCACCGCAGCGTGCTGCTGCCCATCAACAGCGCCCACATGCCCCAGGGGCCCGTGGAGACGCCCTGGCTCGACGGGCCCGACGCTGCGCAGCGCCTGGCCGCCGCCCCGGGCCTGCACGCCTTTCCACCGGACGTGCAGCAGGCCCTGCTCCGCTGGCCGCACGACGGCTATGTGGTGCTGCGCGGCCTCTTCAGCGCCGAGGAGGTGGCCGCCATCAACGCCGAGGTGGACCGCCTGATCCGCGACAAGGTGGTCGACTTCAACTTCACCGGCCGCAAGATCATGTTCGCCTTCCGCCACAGCGAGCTGCTGCGCCGCGCCACGCACGACCGCCGCATCCTCGACGTGATGGACTTCCTCCTCGGCCGCAAGGTGCGCGTCTTCCAGAGCATCAACTTCCTCACCGGCAGCGAGCAGCGCGCCCACAGCGACAGCATCCACATGACCACCCACCCGCTCGGCTACATGATCGCCGCGTGGATCGCCCTGGAGCCCATCACCGCCGACAATGGCTGCCTCGTGTACCACCCCGGCAGCCACAGGCTCCCCTACCTGCTCAACGACGGCTACGACCACGGCGGCAACCGCTACGTGATCGGCGACGATGCCTACGCCCGCTACGAGGAGGCCATCGCGCAGGCCATCCGGCAGGGCGGCTTCCCCGCCACCGAATTCCACGCCCAGCCCGGCGATGTGCTGCTCTGGCACGCCAACCTGCTGCACGGCGGCAAGCCCATGGCCACCCCGCACGCCAGCCGCAAGAGCATGGTCATCCACTGCTTCGCCCAGGATGTGCTCTGCTACCACGAGCTCACCCAGCGCCCGGCCATGATGGACGAGGACGGGCACTGAGGGCGCTGCATTGAACCGGAGCCTGGCCTGAGCCTGAGGTGCAGTTCCCCTGGGCAGCTTGTCCGGCAACGGCAGGTTCTCAACACGCCTTGCATATCCGGTGCGGGCCGATTACATTCGATTGCCCCAAACCCTACCACCATGTTCACGGTTCACGGGCGCTGGCTGGCTGCAGCGCTGCTGATCATGGCCGCCGCTGAAGGCGCTGCCCAGCTCACCGTCAGCCTGGCGCCCTCGGACTACAACGGCTACGGCATCTCCTGCTTCGGGCTGAAGGACGGGGCCATCAACGCCACGGTTTCCGGCGGCA
Protein-coding regions in this window:
- a CDS encoding AMP-dependent synthetase/ligase; this translates as MPIERLFDIPGHQLASYPKADAIATKEDGEWRPYSTQEIIDISERLALGLMALGVQPGHKVAICSGNRSEWALVDQAILRIGAVTVPIYPTSSKEDYAYILKHAGVNVCFSANAEIHAKAAQPGGPAHCFTFDRVAGARHWREALELGHPDQLPGLRACELAVKGADLATIIYTSGTTGKPKGVMLTHRNIISNLEASIERFPVDHKARAISFLPLSHIYERMLMYMYMRTGVSIYFQESLEDLGDRIREVRPDVFTAVPRLLEKIFDRIMAKGEALTGIKRALFFWAVELGFKYDVHGRSWWYDAQLAVARKLIFSKWIEALGGRVRVVASGSAALQVRLARVFNAAGVPVMEGYGLTESSPVISVNDLRNDGLRFGTVGRPIPGVEVRIAPDGEILARGPNIMQGYYNEPELTREALDADGWLHTGDIGELTPEGFLRITDRKKEIFKTSGGKYVAPQVLENRLKQSRFIEQAMVIGENRKYPAALIVPDFAFLKDYCALKGIPFTGKEQVVQEQRIVDRIFQEVEEANAELGQWEKVKKIALLPAELTIDGGDLTPSLKLRRKPILAKYAAVVERLYAE
- a CDS encoding DUF2490 domain-containing protein — encoded protein: MRGRSLLITALLLAALSASAQEPLRPERRQELWLSVAATGRLPGFLKDPLGDRYKRFRLRAELGYRSADVFFAGRQTYLDVNLRYKAASWLNVAFEHRFAARSAQTGLRHRSILQAEASHEIDRFTGEYRFVYQHTYIPFGGQREVLRNRFRLGYDFRKWKLDPEVSVEFFTWAGYKGWSYFGTRWSVGTSYAFSKAHSLSAALVHDRERDIAWPTHRWIASVTYGLSLRDL
- a CDS encoding SCO family protein, with translation MKRPLLIRLAAFAAITAALIGAAYLIIRPSDALPVFHPRQLDPRLVDPAVRKHEGEHRISDFSLVDQQGRTVTLADAEGRIIVADFFFTTCATICPKMTANLERVQEAFRQEPRLLILSHSVTPEMDSVPVLADYAALHGADPERWRFLTGDRAQIYALARRSYFACLDEGDGGAQDFVHTENFVLVDPLRRIRGFYDGTRADEVDRLIGDIGRLLQEQPEHRN
- a CDS encoding phytanoyl-CoA dioxygenase family protein, translating into MRKLLDRYYGTLRKLKASYVLLNLFNLRRLAHTRRMYRKYGVHRSVLLPINSAHMPQGPVETPWLDGPDAAQRLAAAPGLHAFPPDVQQALLRWPHDGYVVLRGLFSAEEVAAINAEVDRLIRDKVVDFNFTGRKIMFAFRHSELLRRATHDRRILDVMDFLLGRKVRVFQSINFLTGSEQRAHSDSIHMTTHPLGYMIAAWIALEPITADNGCLVYHPGSHRLPYLLNDGYDHGGNRYVIGDDAYARYEEAIAQAIRQGGFPATEFHAQPGDVLLWHANLLHGGKPMATPHASRKSMVIHCFAQDVLCYHELTQRPAMMDEDGH